From the bacterium genome, one window contains:
- a CDS encoding diadenylate cyclase, which yields MELFFWFKIYILGALVIFWLIFLGLERSLFWATVFLFGATIWTGLFFESMFIYFLLVFVLEIWVVVLIYQEEIRRFFKKSSSAPLYSSVAKEIGDFLEFALRNKLCGILVFKRKDDLKAFKETGELIRAKVDALVLSQFFAPDSLFKSKAVIVEGEEVVAVNCVLPQTGPRYLDKIEQSAFALSRISDALIVVFKEGKLTLFLEGSRTKTTPQRIGAILKTLRSGQKIRVV from the coding sequence ATTTTTTTGGTTTAAAATCTATATTTTGGGAGCATTGGTAATTTTTTGGTTGATATTTTTAGGATTAGAAAGATCCCTTTTTTGGGCTACAGTCTTTCTTTTTGGAGCTACTATTTGGACAGGTCTTTTTTTTGAGTCAATGTTTATTTATTTTTTACTCGTTTTTGTTTTAGAAATCTGGGTAGTAGTTTTAATTTATCAGGAAGAGATAAGGCGTTTTTTTAAAAAAAGCAGCTCCGCGCCTCTTTACTCTTCTGTTGCCAAAGAGATTGGAGATTTTTTGGAGTTTGCTTTGCGCAATAAACTTTGTGGCATACTGGTTTTTAAACGTAAAGATGACCTAAAGGCTTTTAAGGAAACAGGGGAGTTGATTAGGGCTAAAGTTGATGCTTTAGTTTTGAGCCAGTTTTTTGCCCCTGATTCATTATTTAAAAGCAAGGCTGTTATTGTTGAGGGTGAAGAGGTAGTAGCGGTTAATTGTGTTTTGCCTCAAACAGGCCCTCGTTATTTAGACAAAATAGAGCAAAGCGCTTTTGCTCTTTCTCGGATTAGTGATGCTTTAATTGTGGTTTTTAAGGAAGGGAAGTTGACCCTTTTCTTAGAGGGAAGTCGGACCAAAACTACTCCCCAACGAATAGGGGCGATTCTAAAGACATTGCGTTCAGGACAAAAAATTAGGGTTGTTTAA
- a CDS encoding HEAT repeat domain-containing protein: MSNFLSPFEDFGFLPEEKGLEPKPKDLGGVISSRVITLLKQKLNSSKKSERLAAAWELAKIKNPKVLPLLKKALFAEDDKEVLSELISAFVHYPEKEAVSELARFVFQCQDSDLRKKAVWVMSHFDSSKTALEALRNLLLTDPDAEVRKEAAFALGEIANTEALSALKEALLSDENVKVRQMVVWALGGLKQAGEEYLIRVLHEDSSLFVRRESAWVLGKVKSRRAVGELIEALKRESSQLVLEIILWAVAEISPKSLSRLQFVLEKEYAEKIKAEYIWLLGKYNQKSLLKKLLRLYPGSSVKVKKAFIWSLTQAGGRIAPRYLRQWYKLEKKKSLKEKILWAMGQKQGK, from the coding sequence ATGTCTAATTTTCTTTCTCCTTTTGAAGATTTTGGCTTTTTGCCTGAAGAAAAGGGGCTGGAGCCTAAACCTAAAGATTTAGGCGGAGTAATTAGTTCTAGAGTTATTACTTTACTAAAGCAAAAACTGAACTCTTCTAAGAAATCAGAACGTCTGGCAGCAGCTTGGGAGTTAGCAAAAATAAAAAATCCCAAAGTGCTTCCTCTTTTAAAAAAGGCTCTCTTTGCTGAAGACGACAAAGAGGTTCTTTCTGAGTTAATTTCTGCCTTTGTTCATTATCCAGAGAAGGAGGCTGTTTCTGAATTAGCGCGTTTTGTTTTTCAGTGTCAAGATTCGGATTTGCGAAAAAAAGCAGTTTGGGTTATGTCCCATTTTGACTCTTCTAAAACAGCTTTGGAGGCTTTGCGCAATCTTTTATTAACTGATCCGGATGCGGAAGTGAGAAAGGAAGCAGCTTTTGCTTTAGGGGAAATTGCCAATACCGAAGCTTTATCAGCTTTAAAAGAAGCGCTTTTAAGTGATGAGAACGTTAAAGTCAGACAGATGGTGGTTTGGGCTTTAGGAGGATTAAAGCAAGCAGGGGAGGAGTATTTAATTAGGGTTTTACATGAAGATTCTTCTCTCTTTGTGAGAAGAGAATCAGCTTGGGTGTTAGGGAAAGTGAAGTCTCGTCGCGCCGTTGGAGAATTGATTGAGGCTTTAAAAAGAGAAAGCTCTCAGTTGGTTTTAGAGATTATTCTTTGGGCTGTGGCTGAGATTTCTCCCAAATCTCTTTCGCGGCTTCAATTTGTATTGGAGAAAGAATATGCAGAAAAGATTAAAGCTGAGTATATTTGGCTGTTGGGGAAATATAACCAAAAGAGTTTATTAAAAAAGCTTCTTCGTTTGTATCCCGGCTCATCTGTGAAGGTAAAAAAAGCTTTTATTTGGTCCTTAACGCAAGCAGGAGGAAGAATAGCTCCAAGATATCTTCGCCAATGGTACAAATTGGAGAAGAAAAAATCTTTAAAAGAGAAAATTTTGTGGGCAATGGGGCAAAAACAAGGCAAATAG